GAAAAAGACAAATCATACTTGACCTGATATTATCCTGAAAGAAGAGATTTAAGTAGGGAGTAATTGTATCATTCCTGGAACATTCTGTGAAGTACCCCAGCATGGATCCAGAACTTCGAGGTAAAATGTAATGAAAGCCTAAAGATGACCTGAGGCTAGCTACCCAAGAATGTCCCATGTGagttaagtgaagtcgctcagtcgtgtccaactcattgcgaccccatggactacagcctactacgctcctccatccatggaattctccaggcaagagtactagagtgggttgctgtcccACGTGACCTCCCccaaacaacaaaagcaacttCAGAAGGTAACTTAAAGAGTTTCAAAGATCATAAAACAGACTGAGCAACCCAAGGCCTCTTTGGCCACAGGCAAATATAGCAAAAAGACCTGTAACTTAGGTTGAATTAGGTTAATCTAAGCCAGACTACTGCTCTCTTCCTTTAAGAATTTCAATGAATTTCTCTCAATTTCTGTCCTCTTGGTCTCTCCAGATGAGGTTTATTTTACTAGCTAATTTCAGTGGAAATTTCCAGAATTTATAGTTCTAAAGTtgcttaaatttattaattttaattaacgaATTTCAATAACTTCCATTATCTTTGAGAACCACATGAGTTCTCTTACCAAACCTCTACCATGGCTTTTAAATTCCTGTATCTCAAGGCTTAAATGCTTATCTGAATTTTGCAGAAAACATTATTTTGTGCTTAGCTAGGTCAAAAGTAACTTTAACATTACACTGAATATCTCTTTCAAGTTTAATTGCATAGTAATAGATATTTTGGTTGGaggtttgtatttaaaaaataaataactgagaCATGAAACAATGTAAGTGCTCATACAAGAAGTTTTAGCtgtgctataaaataaaaatgagaaagtgttagttgctcagtcatgtccaactctttgcgaccccacagactgtggcccaccaggctcctctgtccatgggatggattctccaggcaagattactggaatggattgccattcccttctccaggggatcttccagacccagggattcaacccgggtctcctgcattgaaggcagactctttactgcttgtgccaccagagaagcccatgctgTAAACTAAGTTGTACTCAAATTTCTTTGTGTCCAgacagttcagttctgttcagttcagttcggtcgctcagtcatgtctgactctttgcgaccccatgaatcgcagcacgccaggcctccctgtccatcaccaactcccggagttcactcagactcatgtcgcatcgagtcaatgatgccatccagccatctcatcctctgttgtccccttctccttctgcccccaatccctcccagacaAGTACTCAGTTATTCAACCAGAGTGCTCGACATCTTAAAGTTAGTGTGTTGTAATGGAGGTGGGTTTTGTAATTCGCTAGGAAGATTTGTTTCTCTAACCAAAGATGTCAACACAAGTTTGACCTCTGTGTGAATTAACCTAAAGtgtacctttccttttctgtcaTCTGGGCTCTAGCCATTTTAGGAACACATGATTGTTTACACAGGGAAAGGGTCaagaaaaacaagatgaaaaaactCACAGTGCAATCATTATGATTATTAGTGTACAGGGAGTGTCAGTTGACTGGCATAGTGTGGGCACATTAGAGACACTCAAGAAGTGTTAGTCATCGTTAAGAGTATCACCCCAAACTAGTACTCCAGATGAGAAACAAATAGCTTACACAAGCTTGCATCCAAGTGCTAAGGAGTATAGGGTAAATAATGCTACCAGGAACAGGTGTCAGTTCATACTCACCATAAGTGCTCGGAGTGTAGGGAGGCGAGATACTCTGCCTGGAGGGCTGGGGATCAAATAAAGGTGGATAGGTCACAACGTCAGGGGGAGGTATTGGTTCAGGTCCCATGTCGGGCAGTATGGCTGCAGGTGGAGTTATAGTGGCCTGGTCCAGTGGGAAGAAATTGTGGGCCCGTGGGCTGCTGCAGTAAGAGGGTCCCTGCATGGGTTCCTTCTGCATGTATTCGTATGGCTCATAGGATTGTGTGAAGACGGTGGGGCTCTGGTTGAGATCTGGCTCCTGATCCTGGAAGAATGACTCCTGCTCCCGCTCTGGGGACTTATGGGACTCAATAGATGTTCCCAAAGTGTTGCTCTGGGAATCATCATCCCGCCTGCTTGTTGGTATAGTGGGGCTATAACTTTCAGTTAAAGATAATGAAGAGGGACagtcccttctcttccttttatgGCTTTTGCTCTTTCTAGAATGCTGGTGATTATGTCTATTTCCATGTAGTTTCTGAAATGACACAAACCCAGTACAAATTAATTGTGAGTAAAAGAAAAAGGACATATATAGTAAATACATTGATACTTACTTTCTATGGAAGATTGCTTTATATTATTAAAGATAAGTGCTCTATTCCTCTTCACCCCTACATTTGaatcacattttatatattatggttacaaatataaaaatacccATTGTCATACATATCTCAAACCTAAACATCAGCATTTTTCCAGCAGAGGTTTAGTCTCCCATCTGCTGCTACAGTAAGTACAGATCAGCCTTACTCCTCTTTAAGAGTTATTAGTTCTCTCTCACTTCTAATTGGCATCTTTAGAACCCAGAGGTTTATTTATTATAgctgtgaaaatatttttgtaacacTTACACGACTTTGCCACGTTGACTTCACACGGCAACGGGAACGGTGAATTTTTGAAACCTTTCCATGAATAATATCAAACTTCTTATCCAGGTCTTGAATAGCATCATAGATGGCCTATTATAGTACAAACTGTTACTAATTTCTACTTCAAAAGAAAAGTAATGTAAAAAATACCATTAAGCCAACCTTTGACTGCCAGAGCAAAGAAAATTCTCAAGCCATCAGAAATTTCTTGTTTCCCACTTAATGCCTGGTTGTTGGTGATCCAGGGCCGAGCTGGCTGAGATTAAAgcaccccaacctcccactcaaCTACTCCATATCATACAGGCATTTGAAGAAGCTTGAATACTGGAAAGTAAATGTACCACAATTCCTATAAGCCATCACATTTATGTTGGAGTCATTTTACATCAAGGAAGGTGATAGTttaggaaagaaattttaaaatctgcttaAAGGCAAAAGAGCCTCTTTCCATAACGATGGTATAAACTAATAGGCAGTGAGGGGTCCACTCTGGAAGGAACAGTGAACCAAATACAACAGATGTGACCTTTGGCAtcagcatattttatttatttatttttggccatgtggcatgtgagattctagctccctgaccagggattgaaccctgcactggaagtgtagAATcaaccactgaacccccagggaagaccCCAGATTAAGGTCATGCAATTAACAATTAACTTAATAAAATGTTTGAGTACACAGCCCCTGTATGCTAATCGGGTATGTGACTGATAAAACCTGAGAATTCTTGAAATACACAGGAATTTCATTTGGGCAAAAATACACTTAAAAGGCCAGAACCATTACATCATTCATTCaactaaacatttattgagagcttacCACCTGCCAGAACTGCTTTGCTAGATGCTGGGAATAtggacattaaaataaataaaaaagaacagaaccAGCTCCTGCCCTAAGGAACTCCCATTTTAGCTGGAGAGAACAGAACAAACTCCTGCCCTAAGGAACTCCCATTTTAGCTGGAGAGAGACAAGTAAAGAGACCAGGTAAATAGAGTGATAAGCAGTCGGGAGCAATTGATTTCAGTGCCAGAGGCAACAGCACCATCTAGTAGCTTGTCGGAAATGCTACATCTCCcaccccagatctactgaattGGGAAGTCTGAGAGCGAGAGCAGCGACCTGTGTTTTCACAAGCCCTCTAGGTGATTCTGACACGATCAAGTGTGAGACCTGCTGGCTCTCAGCACAGGCTTGAGGGGAACACAGTGGGGTTCAAGTTACTTCTCTGCTATTCAATTTCCTTATTAATATAATCAGGATGAAAATATCTCTTAGTTCTCTTAAGGACAAAGCAATGTGCTATAGTATTACTACtaacataataataatactgcACAATGGCTAGTCCAGTAGTGTTCAAGCATTATTAATATTATGGCCATAATACAGATAAGAATAAGAAGCTAAGTGTGCACAGAAGGGCAAGACCTAATCTAGGTGGGCAGTTGTGGGCGTTATCTGTGTTAAGAGTGAAAAGATGAGAAGGTGTCTGCCAGGTAGAAATGCATGCAAGAGCATACAGGGCAGAAGGAAGAGTATATTGAAAAATACCCAACAAATTAGGAGTATGACATTAACTGATAttaactactatacataaaataggtaagAAACAAGGttttactgtagagcacagggaattacaCCCCAAATTTATGCtctacacctggaactaacacaatattgtaagtcagctctacttcaataaaaaacaacCCTCCCAAATACCCAAACAGGAAGTCAAATGTTCA
The nucleotide sequence above comes from Bos javanicus breed banteng chromosome X, ARS-OSU_banteng_1.0, whole genome shotgun sequence. Encoded proteins:
- the SCML1 gene encoding sex comb on midleg-like protein 1 isoform X1, whose product is MSSGSSEVDVIRTRIPAYDDDNTVLYAYEPNTAYFSNQETAVSDTSFNEEQQAVIQDILVYCQAIYDAIQDLDKKFDIIHGKVSKIHRSRCRVKSTWQSRKLHGNRHNHQHSRKSKSHKRKRRDCPSSLSLTESYSPTIPTSRRDDDSQSNTLGTSIESHKSPEREQESFFQDQEPDLNQSPTVFTQSYEPYEYMQKEPMQGPSYCSSPRAHNFFPLDQATITPPAAILPDMGPEPIPPPDVVTYPPLFDPQPSRQSISPPYTPSTYAPTSPVRNNPDFFRENLPEDPSIWSVDEVTMFLQDVDPQTFDPLVDLFRDHGIDGKALLLLRSDMMIKYMGLKVGTALKICHYIDRLKRERYIPN
- the SCML1 gene encoding sex comb on midleg-like protein 1 isoform X3; this translates as MSSGSSEVDVETAVSDTSFNEEQQAVIQDILVYCQAIYDAIQDLDKKFDIIHGKVSKIHRSRCRVKSTWQSRKLHGNRHNHQHSRKSKSHKRKRRDCPSSLSLTESYSPTIPTSRRDDDSQSNTLGTSIESHKSPEREQESFFQDQEPDLNQSPTVFTQSYEPYEYMQKEPMQGPSYCSSPRAHNFFPLDQATITPPAAILPDMGPEPIPPPDVVTYPPLFDPQPSRQSISPPYTPSTYAPTSPVRNNPDFFRENLPEDPSIWSVDEVTMFLQDVDPQTFDPLVDLFRDHGIDGKALLLLRSDMMIKYMGLKVGTALKICHYIDRLKRERYIPN
- the SCML1 gene encoding sex comb on midleg-like protein 1 isoform X2, producing the protein MSSGSSEVDVQETAVSDTSFNEEQQAVIQDILVYCQAIYDAIQDLDKKFDIIHGKVSKIHRSRCRVKSTWQSRKLHGNRHNHQHSRKSKSHKRKRRDCPSSLSLTESYSPTIPTSRRDDDSQSNTLGTSIESHKSPEREQESFFQDQEPDLNQSPTVFTQSYEPYEYMQKEPMQGPSYCSSPRAHNFFPLDQATITPPAAILPDMGPEPIPPPDVVTYPPLFDPQPSRQSISPPYTPSTYAPTSPVRNNPDFFRENLPEDPSIWSVDEVTMFLQDVDPQTFDPLVDLFRDHGIDGKALLLLRSDMMIKYMGLKVGTALKICHYIDRLKRERYIPN